In the genome of Pseudomonadota bacterium, one region contains:
- a CDS encoding ABZJ_00895 family protein, with protein sequence MPEPTVNLLRYSLWFLGTGFVLTLFVILFQQAFGIGLGMAFMPILPAIVAAMVEGSKYAKSTRTPIPDPWKAAGAMTGLSIALTALLIVTTALPTMGTDAFDLTALVMVLGIYAAFWLVSNRLFLSMGARNEWASQDRGSS encoded by the coding sequence ATGCCGGAGCCCACTGTCAATCTCCTGCGCTATTCGCTGTGGTTTCTCGGCACGGGCTTCGTGCTGACGCTTTTTGTGATCCTCTTCCAGCAGGCCTTCGGGATCGGGCTCGGCATGGCGTTCATGCCGATCCTGCCCGCGATCGTGGCGGCCATGGTGGAGGGGTCGAAATACGCCAAGTCGACCCGCACCCCGATCCCCGACCCCTGGAAGGCCGCAGGTGCGATGACGGGCCTTTCGATCGCGCTGACGGCGCTTCTCATCGTCACAACGGCCCTGCCCACCATGGGCACCGACGCCTTCGATCTCACGGCGCTCGTCATGGTGCTGGGGATCTATGCGGCGTTCTGGCTCGTCTCCAATCGCCTCTTCCTGAGCATGGGCGCCCGCAATGAATGGGCCAGCCAAGACCGCGGCAGCTCCTGA
- a CDS encoding alpha/beta hydrolase yields MGQPRPRQLLTGRLAYLAGWQANLRWVLLFVGLVLAAWALWQLEGHRPDAEVTRGGVGTTPVTEWRVEDPIATVVVAHGFAGSRPLMNAFSWTLAGAGYNVTAFDFEGHGTNPVPMQGDVNEIEGVTARLVAETRAVMDAAGPAPALLGHSMATDVLIRAAEGRETGPVVAISAFSGAVTPTHPPNMLLIAGEWEGRLIDFGREAIQQVDAEATEGEVVGGRMALIAPNVEHVGILFAPFTLRETLDWLDDFYGVARPAPALATIGYPVLVLLGALMVLWRPITTLLPAGPADREAAAAVPRKALLWCAVFQLFTPIAVYWIELGVLPVLVADYLALHLGFAGLMQLLILRHFGVRFGRLAYLPAASLLAWGLGVFGLAIDTYLANFHPNAERALILAALALGAVPYMVADAVATQGGRGKLWHRLILRTAFFASLGLAIALDFERLFFLFLIAPVILLFFLIFGMMGRWTADRAGPLAPGVALGLILAWSLGVTFPLFEA; encoded by the coding sequence ATGGGCCAGCCAAGACCGCGGCAGCTCCTGACAGGGCGCCTCGCATATCTCGCAGGCTGGCAGGCGAACCTGCGCTGGGTCCTGCTTTTCGTGGGCCTCGTCCTTGCCGCGTGGGCGCTCTGGCAGCTTGAAGGCCACAGGCCAGACGCAGAGGTCACCCGCGGCGGCGTGGGCACGACACCGGTCACCGAGTGGCGCGTCGAGGACCCAATCGCCACCGTCGTCGTGGCCCACGGCTTTGCCGGCTCCCGCCCGCTCATGAATGCCTTTTCCTGGACCCTCGCGGGCGCAGGCTACAACGTCACTGCGTTCGATTTCGAAGGGCACGGGACGAACCCCGTACCGATGCAGGGGGACGTGAACGAGATCGAGGGCGTCACCGCGCGCCTCGTGGCCGAAACGCGCGCGGTGATGGATGCGGCGGGCCCCGCGCCCGCGCTGCTGGGCCATTCCATGGCCACCGACGTCCTCATTCGCGCGGCCGAGGGCCGCGAGACCGGGCCGGTCGTGGCCATCTCGGCTTTCTCGGGCGCCGTCACGCCCACCCATCCGCCCAACATGCTGCTCATCGCGGGCGAATGGGAGGGCCGCCTGATCGACTTCGGTCGCGAGGCGATCCAGCAGGTCGATGCCGAGGCCACAGAGGGCGAGGTCGTCGGAGGGCGCATGGCCCTCATCGCCCCGAACGTGGAGCATGTGGGCATTCTCTTCGCCCCGTTCACGCTGCGCGAGACGCTCGACTGGCTCGATGACTTCTACGGCGTGGCGCGCCCAGCACCCGCGCTCGCCACCATCGGCTATCCCGTGCTCGTGCTGCTGGGGGCACTGATGGTGCTCTGGCGCCCCATCACCACGCTCTTACCGGCAGGCCCCGCTGACCGTGAGGCGGCGGCAGCCGTGCCCCGCAAGGCGCTCCTCTGGTGCGCGGTCTTCCAGCTCTTCACGCCCATCGCCGTCTACTGGATCGAGCTCGGTGTGCTGCCCGTCCTCGTCGCCGATTACCTCGCGCTGCACTTGGGCTTTGCGGGCCTCATGCAGCTCCTGATCCTGCGCCATTTCGGCGTCCGCTTCGGCCGCCTTGCCTACCTCCCGGCCGCTTCTCTCCTCGCCTGGGGGCTCGGCGTCTTCGGGCTCGCCATCGACACGTATCTGGCCAACTTCCACCCCAACGCCGAGCGCGCGCTCATCCTCGCGGCCCTCGCGCTGGGCGCGGTGCCCTACATGGTCGCCGATGCCGTGGCCACCCAGGGCGGGCGCGGCAAGCTTTGGCACCGCCTCATTCTGCGCACGGCCTTCTTCGCCTCTCTCGGTCTGGCCATCGCGCTCGATTTCGAGCGGCTCTTCTTCCTCTTTCTGATCGCGCCGGTGATCCTGCTCTTCTTCCTCATATTCGGGATGATGGGCCGCTGGACCGCCGATCGCGCGGGCCCGCTCGCTCCGGGCGTGGCGCTGGGGCTCATCCTCGCCTGGTCGCTCGGCGTCACCTTCCCTCTCTTCGAAGCCTGA
- the acpS gene encoding holo-ACP synthase gives MILGIGTDLANIERIERTLARFGDRFRNRVFTDIEQAKAERRADTPGTYAKRWAAKEACSKALGTGLRMGIAWKDMAVTNLRSGQPVMHVTGWAAARLDEMTPEGHEAIIHVTLTDDHPWAQAFVLIEARPLGAAPRPLDLVPRKPQ, from the coding sequence ATGATTCTGGGCATCGGCACCGACCTCGCCAATATCGAGCGCATCGAGCGCACGCTGGCGCGCTTCGGCGACCGCTTCCGCAACCGTGTCTTCACCGATATCGAGCAGGCCAAGGCCGAGCGGCGCGCCGATACGCCGGGCACCTACGCCAAGCGCTGGGCAGCCAAGGAGGCGTGTTCCAAGGCGCTGGGCACGGGGCTGCGCATGGGCATCGCCTGGAAGGACATGGCCGTCACCAACCTGCGCTCGGGCCAGCCCGTCATGCACGTCACCGGCTGGGCCGCCGCGCGCCTCGACGAGATGACGCCCGAGGGTCACGAGGCCATCATCCACGTCACGCTCACCGATGATCACCCCTGGGCGCAGGCCTTCGTTCTCATTGAAGCACGCCCCCTCGGAGCGGCCCCGCGTCCGCTTGACTTGGTGCCGCGCAAACCCCAGTAG
- the lepB gene encoding signal peptidase I yields MAEAAKEKQNPIIETVKTIVYALLIAGIFRTFFFQPFWIPSGSMKDTLLIGDFLFVNKMAYGYSYASCPTIIIPQLGIDVDAEDFCGVFKGSENRLFGGAPERGDVVVFRHPVTGRDFIKRLIGLPGDEVQLRDGMLFLNGTAVERVEAAPFIETFAPQGPQGQTPFCANGAVGEGGECIKEAVRETLPGGASYRVLNIGARAADNTPVYTVRPGHFFFLGDNRDNSTDSRFAQAVGGVGQVPLEDIVGRADRIMFSSAGRSILFFWTWRSDRYFKAIE; encoded by the coding sequence ATGGCCGAGGCCGCCAAGGAAAAGCAGAATCCGATTATCGAGACGGTCAAGACGATCGTCTACGCGCTGCTCATCGCGGGTATCTTTCGGACGTTCTTTTTCCAGCCGTTCTGGATCCCCTCGGGCTCCATGAAGGACACGTTGCTCATCGGGGATTTCCTCTTCGTCAACAAGATGGCCTACGGCTACAGCTACGCCTCCTGCCCCACCATCATCATCCCCCAGCTCGGGATCGACGTGGACGCCGAAGACTTCTGCGGCGTCTTCAAGGGCTCCGAAAACCGCCTCTTCGGCGGCGCGCCCGAGCGTGGCGACGTGGTGGTCTTTCGCCACCCCGTCACGGGCCGCGATTTCATTAAGCGCCTGATCGGTCTGCCCGGCGACGAGGTGCAGCTGCGCGACGGCATGCTCTTTCTGAACGGCACGGCGGTGGAGCGCGTGGAAGCCGCGCCCTTTATCGAGACTTTCGCGCCCCAAGGCCCCCAGGGGCAGACGCCCTTCTGCGCCAATGGCGCCGTGGGCGAGGGCGGGGAATGCATCAAGGAGGCCGTCCGCGAGACGCTCCCCGGCGGCGCCAGCTACCGGGTGCTCAATATCGGCGCGCGCGCGGCCGACAACACCCCCGTCTACACCGTGCGCCCCGGTCACTTCTTCTTCCTCGGGGACAACCGCGACAATTCCACCGACAGCCGCTTTGCCCAGGCCGTGGGCGGGGTGGGCCAGGTCCCGCTGGAGGATATCGTGGGCCGCGCGGACCGGATCATGTTCTCCTCGGCGGGCCGCTCCATCCTGTTCTTCTGGACGTGGCGGAGCGACCGGTACTTCAAGGCAATCGAGTGA